A window of Nitrospinota bacterium contains these coding sequences:
- a CDS encoding isoprenylcysteine carboxylmethyltransferase family protein, whose amino-acid sequence MGFFTKKRILSTHIFAVAFILLITFTTDSWDPNSPIDLIIEWTGYIFLIIATLGRLWCSIYIGGYKNNKIINEGPYSIVRNPLYLFSFFGIIGLGLAAENLLVLFLAIPWFIIYYPSVVYKEEKDLEAKFGKEFIDYKNKTPRWFPRFSKYYEPGQYLIKPKYIRKAMFDSMWFVWLFMLLRIIEVLQDLHFVPVILKIP is encoded by the coding sequence TTGGGATTCTTTACAAAAAAACGCATCTTATCTACTCATATATTTGCAGTAGCCTTTATATTATTAATAACTTTTACCACAGACTCATGGGACCCGAATAGTCCTATTGATTTGATTATCGAATGGACAGGATATATCTTTCTCATCATAGCCACACTCGGAAGATTGTGGTGCTCTATTTACATCGGGGGTTATAAAAATAATAAAATAATAAACGAAGGGCCTTACTCTATCGTTAGAAATCCTCTGTATCTATTCAGTTTTTTTGGTATAATTGGACTTGGCCTGGCAGCGGAGAATTTACTTGTATTATTTTTGGCAATCCCTTGGTTTATAATCTATTATCCATCGGTTGTTTATAAAGAAGAAAAAGATTTAGAGGCAAAATTCGGAAAGGAATTTATTGATTATAAAAATAAAACACCGAGATGGTTTCCTCGATTTTCCAAGTATTATGAACCTGGACAGTATCTTATAAAACCCAAATATATCAGGAAGGCTATGTTTGATTCTATGTGGTTTGTATGGCTTTTTATGCTATTGAGAATAATTGAAGTATTACAAGACCTTCATTTCGTCCCGGTTATCTTAAAAATTCCTTAG
- a CDS encoding SHOCT domain-containing protein, translated as MKKRFQYSLTFALCAILFLSENAFAQWRGYGSGWGMGPGMMGWGYGMGWFGTIIMAAFWIAVIIGIVFLIRWLVTSTGSGSYGARSEESALDILKKRYARGEVNKEEFEEKKKDLLQ; from the coding sequence GTGAAAAAAAGATTTCAGTATTCTTTAACTTTCGCATTATGTGCAATTCTTTTTCTATCAGAAAATGCCTTTGCTCAGTGGCGAGGTTATGGTAGTGGATGGGGCATGGGTCCTGGCATGATGGGTTGGGGATACGGCATGGGGTGGTTTGGGACAATCATCATGGCCGCTTTCTGGATTGCGGTGATCATAGGAATCGTCTTTCTCATTCGATGGCTCGTTACATCTACGGGTAGTGGAAGCTATGGTGCGAGGTCAGAAGAATCAGCCCTTGACATCCTCAAGAAACGATATGCTCGAGGAGAGGTCAACAAAGAAGAGTTTGAAGAAAAGAAGAAAGATTTACTTCAATAA
- the glgC gene encoding glucose-1-phosphate adenylyltransferase: MMQELVMILAGGQGSRLYPLCEDRCKPVMPFGGRYKVIDFVLSNFTNSGFYKILVLTQFMSSSIQRHISIGWKLSSQLSHYMDTISPQMRVGDGLYLGTADAIYQNLDIIKSESPDHVFVFGGDHIYKMNVRQMLDYHIEKGADLTLSVVPISLHEAKEMGVVEVDSHSRIRGFVEKPENPKPMPEKENMALVSMGNYLFNQDVLFEVIRKDHLKDSAHDFGLSIISQMIDKYKIYAYNFMTNHWPGMEEKERGYWCDIGTIDTYWKANMELCDVTPRLNLYDQKWPIRTAFHNYPGSKFVFANEDEGRVGWATDSIVSEGCIVSGGHINRSILSPGVRINSFSYVTDSILMDGVKVGRYCKIQKAIIDKDVYIAPHTEIGWDLEKDRKRYYVSESGIVVVAKKD; encoded by the coding sequence ATAATGCAAGAATTAGTGATGATTTTGGCTGGAGGTCAAGGGAGCAGGCTCTATCCATTATGTGAAGACAGGTGTAAACCTGTTATGCCTTTTGGTGGCAGATATAAGGTTATCGATTTTGTTCTCAGCAATTTTACGAATTCTGGATTTTACAAGATTCTAGTATTAACACAGTTCATGTCAAGTTCAATTCAACGCCATATCTCAATAGGTTGGAAACTGTCCAGTCAATTATCGCATTATATGGACACTATTTCCCCTCAGATGCGTGTTGGAGATGGGTTGTATCTTGGAACAGCAGATGCAATTTATCAGAATTTAGACATTATAAAAAGTGAGAGCCCTGATCATGTTTTTGTCTTTGGAGGGGATCATATTTACAAAATGAATGTAAGGCAGATGTTGGATTATCATATTGAAAAAGGTGCTGATCTTACCTTATCTGTGGTGCCAATTTCTCTTCATGAAGCAAAAGAGATGGGGGTTGTTGAAGTGGATTCACACAGTCGAATAAGGGGATTTGTTGAAAAACCAGAAAATCCAAAACCAATGCCTGAAAAAGAAAATATGGCATTGGTATCCATGGGAAATTATCTTTTTAATCAAGATGTACTTTTTGAAGTTATTAGAAAAGATCATCTTAAAGATTCTGCTCATGATTTTGGTCTCAGTATTATTTCACAAATGATTGATAAATATAAGATCTATGCATATAATTTTATGACAAATCATTGGCCAGGCATGGAAGAAAAGGAGCGAGGATATTGGTGTGACATAGGGACAATAGATACATACTGGAAAGCCAATATGGAACTTTGCGATGTTACCCCTAGACTTAATTTATATGATCAAAAATGGCCTATACGAACTGCGTTTCATAATTATCCAGGTTCAAAATTTGTCTTTGCAAACGAAGATGAAGGTAGAGTTGGTTGGGCAACCGACAGTATTGTTTCTGAGGGATGTATAGTCAGTGGTGGACATATCAACAGAAGTATTCTCTCGCCAGGGGTAAGGATAAACAGCTTTTCGTATGTAACCGATTCTATCTTAATGGATGGCGTTAAGGTGGGGAGGTACTGCAAGATACAAAAGGCTATCATTGACAAGGATGTATATATTGCACCTCATACAGAAATAGGATGGGATCTTGAAAAAGATAGAAAACGCTACTACGTCTCGGAATCAGGAATAGTGGTTGTTGCAAAGAAAGATTAA
- a CDS encoding cation:proton antiporter, whose translation MTESLLIGVAGIVILGILAQWLAWMVRLPAILMLLLFGILAGPVTGFLNPDALFGNLLMPIVSLSVAIILLEGGLSLKITELRATRAVLRNLITIGALVTWVLSAASAYAITDLGISLSILLGSILVVTGPTVIIPLLRHVRPVPRLASLLKWEGILIDPIGAMMAVLVFEAILINRLVDTPGLIVFGILKTILIGGFIGTLSALIIIQLLKRYWVPDFLQNSVTLITALSAYMGTNLLQPESGLLTVTVMGIILGNQKTVSIGHIVEFKENVRVLLISGIFVLLSARLKMEDFLDMRWEAFVFLGILILLVRPVSVFFSTLGSKLNFKERLFISSLAPRGIVAAAVSSVLALRLEEIGYESAERIVPLIFFVIIGTVLIYGLLASPLARLLGLADPNPQGVLIVGAHRWARRMALALKSLGVRVLLVDTNRREVAQARMEGLEGYCGTILSENFLFENQIGGIGRLLALTSNDETNSLATLHFSDTFGREEVYQLPPDSKEAIPKYLSGRLLFGEGITYDYLDERFDQGAVIKVHRLTNRFTFNAFQRFYGGKVVPLFCVDEEVNLKIFNTDTSLEPEPGQTLISLVDPLKKKLSK comes from the coding sequence ATGACCGAAAGCCTATTGATTGGAGTTGCCGGAATTGTCATCCTCGGGATTTTAGCCCAGTGGTTAGCATGGATGGTGAGACTCCCGGCTATATTAATGCTCCTTTTGTTTGGTATTCTCGCTGGGCCGGTTACCGGTTTCCTTAATCCAGATGCGCTTTTCGGCAACCTTCTTATGCCGATTGTCTCCCTTTCCGTTGCCATCATCCTCCTCGAAGGAGGCTTAAGCCTGAAAATAACAGAGCTTAGGGCCACCAGAGCGGTTTTGAGGAATCTGATTACCATCGGCGCGCTTGTAACCTGGGTTCTCAGCGCCGCATCTGCCTATGCGATTACTGATCTGGGAATCTCCCTCTCTATTCTTTTAGGAAGTATTCTCGTTGTCACCGGCCCCACGGTTATCATTCCGCTTCTTCGGCATGTGCGTCCCGTTCCCCGCTTGGCTTCGTTATTAAAATGGGAAGGAATTCTTATCGATCCCATCGGCGCAATGATGGCGGTTTTGGTCTTCGAGGCGATTCTTATCAACCGTCTTGTGGACACACCCGGGCTCATCGTGTTCGGAATCTTGAAAACTATCCTGATTGGGGGCTTTATCGGCACCCTTTCTGCCCTCATCATCATCCAACTCCTCAAGCGCTATTGGGTTCCCGATTTTCTCCAAAACTCTGTTACCTTGATCACGGCACTTTCAGCCTATATGGGCACGAATCTTCTCCAACCCGAATCAGGTCTTCTTACTGTTACAGTCATGGGAATCATTTTGGGGAATCAAAAAACCGTTTCCATAGGCCACATCGTTGAGTTTAAGGAAAATGTGCGTGTTCTTCTCATCTCCGGCATTTTTGTCCTTCTCTCTGCCAGGCTCAAGATGGAGGATTTTCTCGACATGCGCTGGGAGGCCTTTGTTTTTCTTGGAATTCTTATCCTCCTTGTTCGGCCGGTATCTGTCTTTTTCTCCACCCTTGGTTCAAAACTGAACTTCAAGGAGCGCCTCTTTATCTCCTCTCTCGCACCGCGTGGCATTGTCGCCGCAGCCGTCTCCTCTGTTCTAGCGCTCCGCCTTGAGGAAATCGGCTATGAAAGCGCTGAGCGTATTGTTCCGCTTATCTTCTTTGTGATCATCGGCACGGTGTTAATCTACGGGCTCTTAGCTTCTCCCTTGGCGAGGCTTCTTGGGCTTGCCGATCCTAATCCTCAGGGGGTTCTGATCGTCGGTGCCCATCGCTGGGCGCGGAGGATGGCTTTAGCTCTTAAATCATTAGGGGTTCGAGTGCTTCTGGTAGACACGAATCGAAGGGAAGTGGCACAGGCCCGAATGGAAGGGCTGGAGGGCTACTGTGGGACGATTCTTTCAGAGAACTTCCTCTTTGAAAACCAGATAGGTGGAATCGGGAGGCTCTTGGCGCTTACCTCGAACGACGAGACCAACTCTCTCGCCACATTGCATTTCAGCGATACCTTCGGGAGAGAAGAGGTCTACCAGCTTCCTCCGGATTCAAAGGAAGCAATACCCAAGTATCTCAGTGGCCGCCTCCTTTTTGGAGAAGGAATCACCTATGATTATCTCGACGAGCGCTTTGATCAAGGGGCAGTTATCAAGGTGCATCGACTGACAAATCGATTCACGTTCAACGCCTTTCAGAGGTTTTACGGAGGAAAGGTCGTTCCCTTATTTTGCGTAGATGAGGAAGTAAACCTCAAGATCTTTAACACAGATACTTCACTCGAGCCCGAACCAGGACAAACGCTCATAAGCCTCGTCGATCCACTAAAGAAAAAACTTAGTAAATGA